In Oncorhynchus mykiss isolate Arlee chromosome 1, USDA_OmykA_1.1, whole genome shotgun sequence, the following proteins share a genomic window:
- the LOC110523718 gene encoding ras association domain-containing protein 10, whose product MEQEECKVSVWVCREEKLVSGLSKRTTCADVVKVLLEDQNLPQGASAAMQSGTPQSYCIVEKWRGFERMLPNKTKILRLWSAWGDEQENVRFVLVKNEASLPNNGPRSAEARVVQSKDNPCVFKGAAKTTMAFSQEKQRRIVRKAFRKLDKINKKREETFPKDKSSVEKLETFVHLVISQDHTIRQQIQRIKELDRDIEMYEAKVHFDRIKRHGINYVQDTYMVDSSVEADPIEDVPRSAEAIAQFEEYALRCEEVLRLQEELTEREALMECITGEIQEELNQRWMKRRQDELSGKDTERFGESVDIPVAAVAPQPAAQSVAAAPEPDVNSLSDNDLVLEGKIIKSKLDTSLYIGLRLNTDLKAVKGDLDLSQELWDAKEKELTDLLAKMHSMNLNKEKLLEADKEHSETDMLPSLEKSGGWVEQTRGLSKTCDMNDEDSDTGLSSMHSQDSDNTPVCESLV is encoded by the coding sequence ATGGAGCAGGAAGAATGCAAGGTATCAGTATGGGTCTGCCGGGAGGAGAAGCTGGTCTCAGGGCTGTCCAAACGCACCACCTGCGCGGATGTTGTAAAAGTTCTACTGGAGGACCAAAACTTGCCGCAAGGTGCGTCAGCGGCGATGCAGTCTGGGACCCCCCAGTCTTACTGCATTGTGGAGAAATGGAGAGGCTTTGAGAGGATGTTACCCAATAAAACCAAAATCCTGCGTCTCTGGAGCGCCTGGGGAGATGAGCAGGAAAACGTGAGGTTTGTGTTGGTGAAGAATGAGGCATCGTTACCGAACAACGGACCCAGGAGCGCCGAGGCGCGAGTCGTTCAGAGCAAAGACAATCCGTGCGTATTCAAGGGAGCAGCCAAGACCACAATGGCTTTCTCACAAGAAAAGCAACGGAGGATTGTTAGAAAAGCTTTTAGAAAGTTGGACAAAATTAACAAAAAGAGAGAAGAGACTTTTCCTAAGGATAAATCCTCAGTGGAGAAATTGGAAACGTTTGTGCACTTGGTTATCTCGCAAGATCACACCATCCGCCAGCAGATCCAAAGGATCAAAGAGTTGGATAGGGATATAGAGATGTATGAGGCAAAAGTGCACTTTGACAGAATTAAGAGACATGGTATCAATTATGTGCAGGACACATACATGGTGGACTCGAGCGTGGAGGCTGATCCAATAGAGGACGTTCCACGTTCAGCGGAGGCTATTGCGCAGTTTGAGGAGTACGCTCTTAGGTGCGAGGAGGTCCTGCGACTTCAGGAGGAGTTGACAGAGCGCGAAGCTCTCATGGAATGCATCACAGGTGAAATTCAGGAGGAGCTAAACCAAAGGTGGATGAAAAGACGGCAAGATGAGCTGTCGGGCAAAGACACAGAACGTTTTGGGGAGTCTGTGGACATCCCCGTAGCTGCAGTGGCTCCACAGCCGGCAGCACAGTCAGTTGCCGCCGCCCCAGAGCCAGATGTGAACAGTCTATCAGATAACGACTTGGTTTTAGAGGGGAAGATAATCAAATCAAAGCTGGATACCAGTTTATATATTGGTCTTCGTTTAAACACGGATTTAAAGGCTGTTAAGGGTGATTTGGACTTAAGCCAGGAGCTATGGGACGCGAAAGAAAAAGAACTAACGGATTTGCTCGCAAAAATGCACTCTATGAATTTAAATAAGGAAAAGTTACTCGAGGCTGATAAAGAACACTCTGAGACTGACATGTTGCCTTCCTTGGAGAAAAGCGGTGGGTGGGTGGAGCAGACCAGAGGTCTGTCCAAGACCTGCGACATGAACGACGAAGATTCAGACACGGGGCTGAGCTCCATGCATAGCCAGGACTCTGACAATACACCTGTGTGTGAATCACTGGTGTAG
- the LOC110523724 gene encoding transcriptional enhancer factor TEF-1 isoform X1, with protein MDERTATMDPSSWSGSESPADDMERMSDGAEKGMDGDPEGVWSPDIDQSFQEALAIYPPCGRRKIILSDEGKMYGRNELIARYIKLRTGKTRTRKQVSSHIQVLARRKSREFHTKLKVTCMDQSVKDKALQSMASMSSAQIVSATAIHNKLGLPGFPRPTFPGAAGFWQGMISTGQPGSSQDVKPFAQQAYPIQTAVTTTISAYEPPTAPAPTAPAWQGRSIGTTKLRLVEFSAFLEQQRDPDSYNKHLFAHIGQTNYSYSDALLEAVDIRQIYDKFPEKKGGLKELFGKGPHNSFFLVKFWADLNCNIQDDSGAFYGVTSQYESSENMTITCSTKVCSFGKQVVEKVETEYARFENGRFVYRISRSPMCEYMINFIHKLKHLPEKYMMNSVLENFTILLVVTNRETQETLLCMACVFEVSNSDHGAQHHIYRLVKE; from the exons ATGGACGAGCGCACCGCCACTATGGACCCCAGCAGTTGGAGCGGCAGCGAGAGCCCCGCAGACGACATGGAGAGGATGAGTGACGGGGCCGAGAAAGGCATGGACGGGGACCCCGAAGGGGTGTGGAGCCCCGACATCGACCAGAGCTTCCAGGAGGCGCTGGCTATCTACCCGCCCTGTGGGCGGAGGAAGATCATCCTCTCAGACGAGGGCAAGATGTACG GTCGCAATGAGTTGATAGCGAGATACATCAAACTAAGAACGGGAAAGACAAGGACAAGAAAGCAG GTCTCCAGTCACATTCAGGTTCTTGCCAGACGGAAATCTCGGGAGTTTCACACCAAGCTAAAG GTCACATGTATG GACCAGAGTGTGAAAGACAAGGCACTGCAGAGTATGGCCTCCATGTCCTCGGCTCAGATCGTCTCTGCCACCGCCATCCACAACAAGCTTGGCCTCCCAGGCTTCCCAAGACCCACCTTCCCTGGTGCGGCAGGG TTTTGGCAGGGTATGATATCCACTGGCCAGCCTGGATCCTCACAAGA CGTTAAGCCATTTGCCCAGCAGGCCTACCCCATCCAGACAGCTGTAACGACCACCATCTCAG CGTACGAGCCTCCCACAGCCCCCGCGCCTACAGCTCCAGCCTGGCAGGGCCGCTCCATCGGGACCACCAAACTCAGACTGGTGGAGTTCTCTGCTTTCCTGGAGCAGCAGAGAGACCCTGACTCT taCAACAAGCACCTGTTTGCCCACATCGGACAGACTAACTACTCGTACAGCGATGCCCTACTGGAGGCTGTCGACATCCGTCAGATCTACGATAAGTTCCCAGAGAAGAAGGGAGGACTGAAGGAGCTCTTTGGAAAGGGCCCTCACAACTCCTTTTTCCTGGTCAAGTTCTGG GCTGATCTGAACTGTAACATCCAGGATGACTCTGGGGCCTTCTACGGTGTGACCAGCCAGTATGAGAGCTCTGAGAACATGACCATCACCTGCTCCACCAAGGTGTGCTCCTTCGGCAAGCAGGTGGTTGAGAAGGTGGAG ACGGAATATGCTCGCTTCGAGAACGGACGCTTTGTCTACAGGATAAGCCGCTCCCCCATGTGTGAATACATGATCAACTTCATCCACAAACTCAAACACCTGCCTGAGAAATACATGATGAACAGTGTCCTGGAGAACTTCACCATCCTATTG GTGGTGAccaacagagagacacaggagacGCTGCTGTGCATGGCGTGTGTGTTTGAGGTGTCGAACAGCGACCACGGAGCTCAACATCACATCTACCGGCTAGTCAAGGAATAA
- the LOC110523724 gene encoding transcriptional enhancer factor TEF-1 isoform X2 yields the protein MDERTATMDPSSWSGSESPADDMERMSDGAEKGMDGDPEGVWSPDIDQSFQEALAIYPPCGRRKIILSDEGKMYGRNELIARYIKLRTGKTRTRKQVSSHIQVLARRKSREFHTKLKDQSVKDKALQSMASMSSAQIVSATAIHNKLGLPGFPRPTFPGAAGFWQGMISTGQPGSSQDVKPFAQQAYPIQTAVTTTISAYEPPTAPAPTAPAWQGRSIGTTKLRLVEFSAFLEQQRDPDSYNKHLFAHIGQTNYSYSDALLEAVDIRQIYDKFPEKKGGLKELFGKGPHNSFFLVKFWADLNCNIQDDSGAFYGVTSQYESSENMTITCSTKVCSFGKQVVEKVETEYARFENGRFVYRISRSPMCEYMINFIHKLKHLPEKYMMNSVLENFTILLVVTNRETQETLLCMACVFEVSNSDHGAQHHIYRLVKE from the exons ATGGACGAGCGCACCGCCACTATGGACCCCAGCAGTTGGAGCGGCAGCGAGAGCCCCGCAGACGACATGGAGAGGATGAGTGACGGGGCCGAGAAAGGCATGGACGGGGACCCCGAAGGGGTGTGGAGCCCCGACATCGACCAGAGCTTCCAGGAGGCGCTGGCTATCTACCCGCCCTGTGGGCGGAGGAAGATCATCCTCTCAGACGAGGGCAAGATGTACG GTCGCAATGAGTTGATAGCGAGATACATCAAACTAAGAACGGGAAAGACAAGGACAAGAAAGCAG GTCTCCAGTCACATTCAGGTTCTTGCCAGACGGAAATCTCGGGAGTTTCACACCAAGCTAAAG GACCAGAGTGTGAAAGACAAGGCACTGCAGAGTATGGCCTCCATGTCCTCGGCTCAGATCGTCTCTGCCACCGCCATCCACAACAAGCTTGGCCTCCCAGGCTTCCCAAGACCCACCTTCCCTGGTGCGGCAGGG TTTTGGCAGGGTATGATATCCACTGGCCAGCCTGGATCCTCACAAGA CGTTAAGCCATTTGCCCAGCAGGCCTACCCCATCCAGACAGCTGTAACGACCACCATCTCAG CGTACGAGCCTCCCACAGCCCCCGCGCCTACAGCTCCAGCCTGGCAGGGCCGCTCCATCGGGACCACCAAACTCAGACTGGTGGAGTTCTCTGCTTTCCTGGAGCAGCAGAGAGACCCTGACTCT taCAACAAGCACCTGTTTGCCCACATCGGACAGACTAACTACTCGTACAGCGATGCCCTACTGGAGGCTGTCGACATCCGTCAGATCTACGATAAGTTCCCAGAGAAGAAGGGAGGACTGAAGGAGCTCTTTGGAAAGGGCCCTCACAACTCCTTTTTCCTGGTCAAGTTCTGG GCTGATCTGAACTGTAACATCCAGGATGACTCTGGGGCCTTCTACGGTGTGACCAGCCAGTATGAGAGCTCTGAGAACATGACCATCACCTGCTCCACCAAGGTGTGCTCCTTCGGCAAGCAGGTGGTTGAGAAGGTGGAG ACGGAATATGCTCGCTTCGAGAACGGACGCTTTGTCTACAGGATAAGCCGCTCCCCCATGTGTGAATACATGATCAACTTCATCCACAAACTCAAACACCTGCCTGAGAAATACATGATGAACAGTGTCCTGGAGAACTTCACCATCCTATTG GTGGTGAccaacagagagacacaggagacGCTGCTGTGCATGGCGTGTGTGTTTGAGGTGTCGAACAGCGACCACGGAGCTCAACATCACATCTACCGGCTAGTCAAGGAATAA
- the LOC110523724 gene encoding transcriptional enhancer factor TEF-1 isoform X3, whose protein sequence is MGGGRLQCGPAGCRVTPLNPPRCCFFRPRSHVIRQSVLPLQNGPLQVNKGRNELIARYIKLRTGKTRTRKQVSSHIQVLARRKSREFHTKLKVTCMDQSVKDKALQSMASMSSAQIVSATAIHNKLGLPGFPRPTFPGAAGFWQGMISTGQPGSSQDVKPFAQQAYPIQTAVTTTISAYEPPTAPAPTAPAWQGRSIGTTKLRLVEFSAFLEQQRDPDSYNKHLFAHIGQTNYSYSDALLEAVDIRQIYDKFPEKKGGLKELFGKGPHNSFFLVKFWADLNCNIQDDSGAFYGVTSQYESSENMTITCSTKVCSFGKQVVEKVETEYARFENGRFVYRISRSPMCEYMINFIHKLKHLPEKYMMNSVLENFTILLVVTNRETQETLLCMACVFEVSNSDHGAQHHIYRLVKE, encoded by the exons ATGGGCGGCGGGAGATTACAGTGCGGGCCTGCTGGGTGCAGGGTCACACCACTAAATCCCCCCAGATGCTGTTTTTTTCGGCCGAGGTCACATGTTATCCGCCAGTCCGTGTTGCCTTTACAAAATGGTCCCCTCCAAGTGAACAAGG GTCGCAATGAGTTGATAGCGAGATACATCAAACTAAGAACGGGAAAGACAAGGACAAGAAAGCAG GTCTCCAGTCACATTCAGGTTCTTGCCAGACGGAAATCTCGGGAGTTTCACACCAAGCTAAAG GTCACATGTATG GACCAGAGTGTGAAAGACAAGGCACTGCAGAGTATGGCCTCCATGTCCTCGGCTCAGATCGTCTCTGCCACCGCCATCCACAACAAGCTTGGCCTCCCAGGCTTCCCAAGACCCACCTTCCCTGGTGCGGCAGGG TTTTGGCAGGGTATGATATCCACTGGCCAGCCTGGATCCTCACAAGA CGTTAAGCCATTTGCCCAGCAGGCCTACCCCATCCAGACAGCTGTAACGACCACCATCTCAG CGTACGAGCCTCCCACAGCCCCCGCGCCTACAGCTCCAGCCTGGCAGGGCCGCTCCATCGGGACCACCAAACTCAGACTGGTGGAGTTCTCTGCTTTCCTGGAGCAGCAGAGAGACCCTGACTCT taCAACAAGCACCTGTTTGCCCACATCGGACAGACTAACTACTCGTACAGCGATGCCCTACTGGAGGCTGTCGACATCCGTCAGATCTACGATAAGTTCCCAGAGAAGAAGGGAGGACTGAAGGAGCTCTTTGGAAAGGGCCCTCACAACTCCTTTTTCCTGGTCAAGTTCTGG GCTGATCTGAACTGTAACATCCAGGATGACTCTGGGGCCTTCTACGGTGTGACCAGCCAGTATGAGAGCTCTGAGAACATGACCATCACCTGCTCCACCAAGGTGTGCTCCTTCGGCAAGCAGGTGGTTGAGAAGGTGGAG ACGGAATATGCTCGCTTCGAGAACGGACGCTTTGTCTACAGGATAAGCCGCTCCCCCATGTGTGAATACATGATCAACTTCATCCACAAACTCAAACACCTGCCTGAGAAATACATGATGAACAGTGTCCTGGAGAACTTCACCATCCTATTG GTGGTGAccaacagagagacacaggagacGCTGCTGTGCATGGCGTGTGTGTTTGAGGTGTCGAACAGCGACCACGGAGCTCAACATCACATCTACCGGCTAGTCAAGGAATAA